The DNA region GGGGAGCTGCGTGTCGATGATCCGCAACCACTACGACGACCTGTTGGACGACGCCGCGGAGCAGCAGCGGCTGGCCGGCAAGACGTTCGAGCTGTGCGAGTTCTTGGTCGACGTGCTGAAGATCGACCGCATCGAGGGCCGCTTCCCGCACCGCGTGGGGCTGCACCAAAGCTGCCACGGGCTCCGCGAGCTGGGCCTGGCGCGGCAGAGCGAGCTGGGCCCGACCGCCACACCGCAGGTCAACAAGGTGCGGACCCTCCTACAATCACTGGAAGGGATCACGCTGGTCGACCTGGCAAGAACCGACGAGTGCTGCGGCTTCGGCGGCACGTTCGCCGTGAAGGAGGCCGCGGTGAGCTGCCTGATGGGCCGCGACCGCATCGCGGACCACCAGCAAGCGGGCGCCGAGGTGATGACCGCCGGCGACATGAGCTGCCTGATGCACCTCGAGGGGCTGATCAAACGCGACGGCGCCCCGCTACGCGTGATGCACGTCGCCGAAATCCTAGCCGGCAACCAACCCTGAAGAAATAGGACGCGGATCGACACGGATTCTAGGGATGATCGCAGATAGATTCAGGCGTTTCATCTGCGTCAATCAGTTTGATCGGCGTTCATCCGCGTCCTATTCTTCGCCCTTGTAAAACTGTTCCTATGTCGCACGCCACCGCCGCCGCTGAGTTTGTTGCCGATGTTGATCGCGCGCGCTGGCACGACCGGGCGCTCTGGTTTGTGCGCTCCAAGCGCGACAAGTGCGCGCAGCAGCTTCCGGAGTGGGAGGCGCTGCGCGAGCGGGCGTCGCTCGTCAAGCAGCACACCGCCTCGCGGATGGCCGAGTACCTCGAAGAGTTCGAACGCAACGCCGTGGCCCTCGGCGCGGTGGTCCACTGGGCCCGCGACGCGGCCGAGCACAACGCCATCGTCTACGGCCTGCTGAAAGAGCGCGGCATCCAGCGCGTGGTGAAGAGCAAGAGCATGCTGACCGAGGAGTGCGGGCTCAACCCGCTGCTCGAGAGCAAGGGCCTCGAGGTGGTCGACACCGACCTGGGGGAGTGGATCGTGCAGCTCCGCCACGAGCACCCCAGCCACATCGTCATGCCGGCGATCCACGTCAAGAAGCAAGAGGTGGGCGAGCTGTTCCACGAGAAGCTCGGCACCACCGCCGGGTCGACCGACGAGAAGTACCTGGTAGGCGCCGCGCGTGCCGAGCTGCGCAGCAAGTTCCTGGCCGGCACCGCGGGCATCACCGGCGTGAACTTCGCGATCGCAGAGACGGGCGGCTTTGTCGTCTGCACTAACGAGGGGAACGCCGACCTGGGCGCCTCGCTGCCGGCGCTGCACATCGCGTCGATGGGGATCGAGAAACTCATCCCACGCATGGCCGACCTGGGGGTGTTCCTGCGCCTGCTGGCCCGCAGCGCCACGGGGCAGCCCATCACGACCTACTCGTCGCACTTCC from Pirellulimonas nuda includes:
- a CDS encoding (Fe-S)-binding protein — its product is MRVGLFIPCYIDQCYPQVGLATLQVLRRCGVEPEYPREQTCCGQPMANSGCVEAAKPVARHFAETFAAYDYVVGPSGSCVSMIRNHYDDLLDDAAEQQRLAGKTFELCEFLVDVLKIDRIEGRFPHRVGLHQSCHGLRELGLARQSELGPTATPQVNKVRTLLQSLEGITLVDLARTDECCGFGGTFAVKEAAVSCLMGRDRIADHQQAGAEVMTAGDMSCLMHLEGLIKRDGAPLRVMHVAEILAGNQP
- a CDS encoding lactate utilization protein B — translated: MSHATAAAEFVADVDRARWHDRALWFVRSKRDKCAQQLPEWEALRERASLVKQHTASRMAEYLEEFERNAVALGAVVHWARDAAEHNAIVYGLLKERGIQRVVKSKSMLTEECGLNPLLESKGLEVVDTDLGEWIVQLRHEHPSHIVMPAIHVKKQEVGELFHEKLGTTAGSTDEKYLVGAARAELRSKFLAGTAGITGVNFAIAETGGFVVCTNEGNADLGASLPALHIASMGIEKLIPRMADLGVFLRLLARSATGQPITTYSSHFHGPKPGGELHIVLVDNGRSKLLANEELRRSLNCIRCGACMNTCPVYRRSGGHSYGVTVPGPIGSVLYPARDMQAHKSLPDACSLCGSCTDVCPVKIPLHHQLLAWRKTLVKAKVTPWHMRAAMSVVGGVMARPWLFRLGGKLGRFALRWSPRWLTYNGLNPWGAQREMPPAAKQTFSKLYDDGIGHGSARMDGIDKDQNKLD